The genomic stretch AAAACAATGGTGGTTCGCTCAAACCAACAAAACCCTCCTCCGGCCTTGCTTCCCTTCCCCCATTAAATCTCCCTCCCCAACCCCATTCATCCCTTGAGATCCGTCCGAGAAACCCACTTGGAGTCTCTCCTTCCAGCTTTCAGGGCACGATCCCGGTCCCATGGTCCCCCCCGGAGTCATGGCCTGGACGGCCTTCATCGTCCTCGTCGTCTCCGCGGCGGTGCTCCCCTCTCCTGCAACCGCCGATGGCGTCGGCGTCAACTGGGGCACCATGATGTCCCACCCGATGCTTCCGACCACGGTGGTCCAGATGCTCAAGGACAACGGGATCAGGAAGGTGAAGCTGTTCGACGCCGACCCCTGGACCGTGGGCGCCCTCGCCGGGACCGCCATCGAGGTCATGCTCGCCATCCCTAATGACCAGCTCCAGCGCATGTGCAAGCACAAGCACGCCGCCGAGTGGGTGAAGGAGAACGTCACCCAATACGACCATGAAGGCGGTGTTCATATCAAGTAATTGCGAGCAAGTCGACTGTTTTTGTGCTTTTGTGTGAGATTGTGCTCAAGATCGTCTTTCTTATCGAACATCACAAACTGTTCGATCAAAGGCCTGCCGTCAAGCGCTAATGTTCCTTGCAATTTATGACCGTATACAGGTATGTGGCTGTAGGGAACGAGCCCTTTCTCAAGAGTTACAATGGCTCCTTCATCAACTCCACATTCCCTGCGCTCAAAAACGTCCAAAGTGCTCTCGACGAGGCCGGAGTCGGTGACCGGATCAAGGCCGTCGTGCCCTTGAACGCAGACGTCTACTTCTCCCCTGCCAATGACCCTGTTCCATCCGCAGGAAGCTTCCGCAAGGACATCGAGGAGCTAATGGTCGACATCGTCCGCTTCCTCAACTCCAACGGCGCGCCTTTTGTGGTCAACATTTACCCGTTCCTTAGCCTCAACCAAAACCCCAACTTCCCCGTCGAGTTTGCTTTCTTCGACGGCGGAAGCCAGCCGGTCACCGACAAAGGGGCCCAGTACACGAATGTGTTCGACGCGAACTACGACACCCTGGTTTGGTCCGTGAAGAAGGCGGGTGTGCCGGACATGAAGATCACGATCGGGGAGATTGGGTGGCCAACCGACGGCGTCAAGAACGCAAACGTAGACTACGCCAAGAGGTTCTTTGATGGGTTCTCGAGGAAGATGGCAAAGAAGGAGGGCACGCCGCTGCGGCCCGGGCCACTCGACTTCTACCTGTTCGGCTTGCTCGACGAGGACATGAAGAGCGTGCTTCCGGGGAACTTCGAGCGCCACTGGGGCATCTTCACGTTCGACGGGAAGCCCAAGTTCCCGATGGACTTATCGGGCAAGGGGAAAGACGAGTACCTGGTCGGCGCCAAGGGAGTGCAGCACCTACCGGCGCAGTGGTGCGTGCTGAACGTGGAGGATCGCGGCAACTTCAGATCGATACCTTCGAGCGTGAACTATGCCTGTGCCAACGCCGACTGCACGGCGTTGGGGTATGGCTCCTCGTGCAATGGGCTGAGCTCCGAAGGCAACGTCTCCTACGCATTCAACAGCTACTTCCAGACCATGGATCAGGACGTCAGGGCGTGCAACTTC from Musa acuminata AAA Group cultivar baxijiao chromosome BXJ1-3, Cavendish_Baxijiao_AAA, whole genome shotgun sequence encodes the following:
- the LOC103979520 gene encoding glucan endo-1,3-beta-glucosidase 8-like, which gives rise to MVPPGVMAWTAFIVLVVSAAVLPSPATADGVGVNWGTMMSHPMLPTTVVQMLKDNGIRKVKLFDADPWTVGALAGTAIEVMLAIPNDQLQRMCKHKHAAEWVKENVTQYDHEGGVHIKYVAVGNEPFLKSYNGSFINSTFPALKNVQSALDEAGVGDRIKAVVPLNADVYFSPANDPVPSAGSFRKDIEELMVDIVRFLNSNGAPFVVNIYPFLSLNQNPNFPVEFAFFDGGSQPVTDKGAQYTNVFDANYDTLVWSVKKAGVPDMKITIGEIGWPTDGVKNANVDYAKRFFDGFSRKMAKKEGTPLRPGPLDFYLFGLLDEDMKSVLPGNFERHWGIFTFDGKPKFPMDLSGKGKDEYLVGAKGVQHLPAQWCVLNVEDRGNFRSIPSSVNYACANADCTALGYGSSCNGLSSEGNVSYAFNSYFQTMDQDVRACNFDGLATIVTTNMSTGSCLFPVQILSNAQKTAALSFMALLMTVAAAGLA